The nucleotide window GCGCCGACGACGTGATCAAATCGGCGGGACATCTGATCGGGCCCTTCGAGGTGGAGAGCGCGCTCATGGAGCACCCGGCGGTGATCGAGGCGGCGGTGATCGGAAGGCCCGACCCGGTCGCGGGCGAGAGCGTGAAGGCGTTCGTCGTGCTGCGGAGCTGTCACGAGGCGACGCCCGCACTCGTGCGCGAGATCCACGGCTTCGCGCGCTCGCGTCTGGGCGCGGCGGTCGCACCGAAGGAGATCGAGATCCGCGACGCGATCCCGAAGACGCGAAGCGGAAAGATCATGCGCCGGCTGCTCCGCGCGCGCGAGCTGGGGCTCCCCGAAGGCGATACTTCGACGCTGGAATCGGGCGCTTGAGCGGCGAACGCGCGCGCGAGCAGCAGCTTCTCGCCGGCATGATCCGGATCCGCCGCTTCGAGGAGAAGTGCGCCGAGCTCTACGGCCAGCAGAAGATCCGCGGCTTCCTGCACCTGTACATCGGCCAGGAGGCGGTGGCGGTGGGCGTGATGGCGGCTCTCGAGCCAGACGATGCGATCGTCGGCACGTACCGCGAGCACGGGCATGCGCTGGCGCGGGGCATCGCCGCGGGAGCGGTGATGGCGGAGATGTACGGCAAGCGCGAGGGCGCCAGCGGCGGGCGCGGAGGATCGATGCACATCTTCGACACGGCGAAGCGCTTCTACGGCGGCAACGCGATCGTCGCGGGCGGGCTTCCGCTCGCCGTCGGGCTGGCGCTGGCCGACAAGCTGCAGAATCGGCCGCGCGTCACCGTCTGCTTCTTCGGCGAGGGAGCGATCGCCGAGGGCGAGTTCCACGAATCGCTGAACCTCGCGGCGCTGTGGAAGCTTCCGGTGCTGTTCGTGTGCGAGAACAACCTGTACGCGATGGGCACGGCGCTCGCGCGCTCCGAGTCCGAGACGAACCTCTGCGTGAAGGCCGCGAGCTACGAGCTGCCGGCCTGGTCGGTGGACGGAATGGACGTGCGCGCGGTCGCGGAAACCGCGCGCCGCGCGGTTGTCGCCGTGAGAGAGGACGGCCCGCTCTTCCTCGAAGCGCGTACCTACCGCTTCCGCGCGCACTCGATGTTCGACGCGCAGCTCTACCGCCCCAAGAGCGAGGTCGAGGAGTGGAAGAAGCGCGACCCGATCGCGGGCTTCGCCGCGCGGCTGCGCGCCGAGGGCCTGCTCGACGACGCGGAGCTCGCCGGGTTCGAGGCGGCGGCCGACGCAGAGGTCGCGAGCGCGGTCGAGTTCGCCGAGAACGGCAGCTGGGAGCCGGTCGAGGATCTCGCGCGCCACGTCTACTGCGAGCGGGAGGCGCCGTGAGCGAGGTGAGTGGACCCGCGCGCAAGATCTCCTTCCGCGACGCGTTCCGCGAGGGGCTGCGCGAGGCCCTGCTCGCCGATCCGCGCGTCTTCCTGATGGGCGAGGACGTGGGGCGCTACGGCGGCTCGTACGCGGTGAGCCGTGGCCTGCTGGACGAGTTCGGACCCGAGCGGATCCGCGACACTCCGCTCTCGGAGTCGGCGTTCGTTGGCGCGGGGATCGGCGCGGCGCTCGGCGGCATGCGGCCGATCGTCGAGATCATGACCGTGAACTTCTCGCTGCTCGCGCTCGACCAGATCCTGAACACGGCGGCCACGCTCTCGCACATGTCGGGGGGCCAGCTCTGCGTGCCGCTGGTGATCCGCATGGCGACAGGCGCCGGAAGACAGCTCGCCGCGCAGCACTCGCACAGCCTGGAAGGCTGGTACGCGCACATTCCCGGCATCAAGGTGCTTGCGCCCGGCACGCTGGAGGACGCGCGGGGAATGCTCGCCAGCGCCCTCGCCGACCCGAACCCGGTGCTGATCTTCGAGCACGCGCGGCTGTACCCGGTCGAGGGCGAGCTCGCGCCCGACTCGGGCGCGGTCGAGATCGAGCGCGCCCGGCTGCGCCGGCGCGGCGGTGCGGTGTCGCTGGTCTGCTACGGCGGCACGCTCGACAAGACGCTCGCGGCGGCCGAGACGCTCGCGGCGCAGGGCATCGAGGCGGACGTTCTCGACCTGCGCGTGCTGCGTCCGCTCGACGAGGCGGCGATCCTCGAGACGATCTCGCGCACGCACCGTCTGGTGATCGTCGACGAGGGATGGCGAAGCGGCAGCCTCTCCGCCGAGGTGGCCGCGCGCGTCGCGGAGCGTGCGTTCTACGAGCTCGACGCGCCGATCCGCCGCGTCTGCGCAGCCGAGGTTCCGATCCCGTACCCCAAGCACCTCGAGGACGCGGCGCTGCCGCAGCCCGACGCGATCGTCGCGGCCGTGCGCGAGCTCCTGGCCGCGAATGGCTGACTTCATCATGCCGTCGCTGGGCGCCGACATGGATCGCGGCACGATCCTGCGCTGGTACAAGCAGCCCGGCGATCGGATCGAGCGCGGCGAGATCGTCGTGCTCGTCGACACCGACAAGGCCGAGATCGAGGTCGAGAGCTTCGGCGCCGGCTGGCTCGACGCCGTGCTGGTGAACGAGGGCGAGACCGTTCCGGTCGGGACCGCCATCGCGCGGATCCGGACCGGCGCGGGCGAGCCTGAGCGGCCGACCGCGCCCGCCGCGCGGCCCGCCGCCACAGTGCCGACGCCCGCGCCCGTGCCTCCGACACCGCCACGTGTCGCACCGCCCGCGGGGTCGCGGGTCCACGCGTCGCCGCTGGCGCGCCGCATCGCCGCGGATCTCGGTGTCGATCTGGCGCGGGTCACGGGCAGTGGACCCGAGGGAGCGATCACGCGCGAGGACGTCGAGCGGGCCGCGGCTCGGCCCGCGCCCGCGCCCGAAGCCCGACCCGCGGGCGCGCGCGGGGACAAGCACGCGACCATGCGCAGCGCGATCGCCGCGGCGATGGAGCGCGCGAACCGCGAGATCCCGCACTACTACCTGGCGACGCGGGTGGACCTGTCCCGGGCGCTCGCCTGGCTCGCGGAGCAGAACGCGTCGCGGCCGCTCGCGGAGCGCGTGCTGCCGGTGGCGCTGTTCCTTGCGGCAGTCGGCCGAGCCGCCGTCGAGGTTCCCGAGCTGAACGGCTTCTGGCGCGACGGCGGCTTCGTGCCGG belongs to Deltaproteobacteria bacterium and includes:
- the pdhA gene encoding pyruvate dehydrogenase (acetyl-transferring) E1 component subunit alpha codes for the protein MSRGDARTRARDPRLRALASGRGGRTEGDRDPRRDPEDAKRKDHAPAAPRARAGAPRRRYFDAGIGRLSGERAREQQLLAGMIRIRRFEEKCAELYGQQKIRGFLHLYIGQEAVAVGVMAALEPDDAIVGTYREHGHALARGIAAGAVMAEMYGKREGASGGRGGSMHIFDTAKRFYGGNAIVAGGLPLAVGLALADKLQNRPRVTVCFFGEGAIAEGEFHESLNLAALWKLPVLFVCENNLYAMGTALARSESETNLCVKAASYELPAWSVDGMDVRAVAETARRAVVAVREDGPLFLEARTYRFRAHSMFDAQLYRPKSEVEEWKKRDPIAGFAARLRAEGLLDDAELAGFEAAADAEVASAVEFAENGSWEPVEDLARHVYCEREAP
- a CDS encoding alpha-ketoacid dehydrogenase subunit beta, with product MSEVSGPARKISFRDAFREGLREALLADPRVFLMGEDVGRYGGSYAVSRGLLDEFGPERIRDTPLSESAFVGAGIGAALGGMRPIVEIMTVNFSLLALDQILNTAATLSHMSGGQLCVPLVIRMATGAGRQLAAQHSHSLEGWYAHIPGIKVLAPGTLEDARGMLASALADPNPVLIFEHARLYPVEGELAPDSGAVEIERARLRRRGGAVSLVCYGGTLDKTLAAAETLAAQGIEADVLDLRVLRPLDEAAILETISRTHRLVIVDEGWRSGSLSAEVAARVAERAFYELDAPIRRVCAAEVPIPYPKHLEDAALPQPDAIVAAVRELLAANG
- a CDS encoding 2-oxo acid dehydrogenase subunit E2, which translates into the protein MADFIMPSLGADMDRGTILRWYKQPGDRIERGEIVVLVDTDKAEIEVESFGAGWLDAVLVNEGETVPVGTAIARIRTGAGEPERPTAPAARPAATVPTPAPVPPTPPRVAPPAGSRVHASPLARRIAADLGVDLARVTGSGPEGAITREDVERAAARPAPAPEARPAGARGDKHATMRSAIAAAMERANREIPHYYLATRVDLSRALAWLAEQNASRPLAERVLPVALFLAAVGRAAVEVPELNGFWRDGGFVPGEGVNVGVIISLRQGGILAPALRDVPGTSVTDLFAAFRELVARARAGKLRSSDVAGGTITVTSLGDQGVETVYGVILPPQVALVGFGKISDQPFAEHGLLGVKPVVEITLAADHRASDGHRGGRFLAAIARLLQEPESL